The Elaeis guineensis isolate ETL-2024a chromosome 14, EG11, whole genome shotgun sequence genome has a segment encoding these proteins:
- the LOC140853667 gene encoding uncharacterized protein, whose translation MVETIDHLESFKAVMLLQEVTDAILCRAFPSTLKGAVRHRYFDLKSVSIHSFKQLSRSFICHFVSRQQKHSDYLHTVKQKEEEAIQSFVSRFNAATLEVHDLDQSVAMSAMMSRLQKNDLKKSLLKTYPRD comes from the coding sequence ATGGTGGAAACCATCGATCATCTAGAAAGCTTCAAGGCAGTGATGCTCCTTCAAGAAGTAACTGATGCAATCCTGTGCCGAGCAttcccatccactctgaaggggGCAGTTAGGCACAGATATTTTGATTTGAAGTCGGTCTCGATCCACTCCTTCAAGCAACTGAGCCGATCTTTCATCTGTCATTTTGTTAGCAGGCAACAGAAGCATTCGGACTACCTCCACACTGTCAAGCAAAAGGAGGAGGAGGCCATTCAATCATTTGTTAGCCGCTTTAATGCAGCTACACTTGAAGTTCATGATCTAGACCAGTCGGTCGCAATGTCCGCAATGATGAGCAGACTGCAAAAAAATGATTTGAAGAAGTCATTATTAAAAACTTATCCTCGAGACTGA